The DNA window CTTCGCCCGCCAGGCTCACTTCCACTTGGTGACCTCCAGGCCGCCACGGCAGGCACGCCGAGCCCGAAGCATGTTCCCCTTCGCCACCTCCTGCTCCTGCGGGCTCAGGTGATGGATCACCATCAGGTAGCGGTAGTTACACAGCCGCCACCTCACATTGTGCTTGGCAAAGCGTGCGCTGGATTTCACCCGGATCCCAGCCTCCTGGGCCAGAATACCCACATAGGCGTCttccactgggatggggtggacGCGTTCCGCCGCCCAGAGAATCCGCTGAGCGGCATCCAGAGACAGGACGTAGCCAACGCCGCTGGCATATGGCGGGTACTCCGCGGGGAGGTAGTCTTGCCTGGAGACGTACCATTTGCTGGAAGGCTCCCGGATGACCTGCCGCTTCTCCCGGGGGAAGAGGGACCCTGCATACAGGCCTGTCTTAATAGTATTGTGCTCCTGCAGGAACTCCGGCAGCCGGTCTGTGTTAACAAAGCAGTCGTCATCTGTCTTCAGAATGTAGCTGGGCTGGCACCGCTCGGCCACCCATTTAAACCCATGCATGACCTTCAGGGTGAGGTTCCGGTAGGTGTCCAGATAATTTCCAACCAGGAGATCCCCAAACTCCCGCTGCTCTCTCTGGATCTCCTGAGTTACCCCCACATCTGCAGTCTGTCCCACTAAGAACACAGACTGCCATTGGTACGGGGTCGGTCCCTCTCTGGCAGCCCACGTTCTCCTGATCACCTGCCTGGGCTCTGAATTCCCTGGGGCTGAAGTCACGAGGATgaagagcagctgcccaggctcaCAGTGGGGGGCCGTCTGAGAGCTGGTGAACAGAGATGGGAAATCCACACCCCTCCGGGTACCGTCGAGGGCCTGAAGGCGAGACCTCCTGGGAAGATTCCCCTGGAGGAGGAAGAAGTGACTGGAAAGCTGCCATCTCCTCTGGACATCATCTGTCATGACCAGCAGGCACCAGAGCGGGATGAGCGAGAGAAGGATGCTGACACAGATCAGCCCTTTTAAGTACAACGGATGAACCTGTGCCATGCGGCAAGGCAGCCACAGGCACGgccagcacagcagctccagcaacTACACCTGACGTGCCAGGCTAAGCACAGGCGACGAGGCCAGGAGGGACTTTCTCGGCATCatgactccctccccccccactgcctGTCAGCGGCAGGTCCTGCCTAGACGGCCTGCGTGAGAACCAGTGAAGCACACGGCTCTCTGGCCATCTCCTGCGCGTGCTCCACCCAAGGGCAGGTGTGATGGAAAGGTTACCTAGGCAAAGCCATCTGCAAAGGCCACCCTgggacctggctgctgcaggggggcagggcacatgCCTCACACCAAGCCTGGATGGTTGCTGCCCGGTGAGCAGAGGTTCCTTTCATGCTGGGCTGCAGAGCCTGACCTGACAGGCGCATCCAGAGCAAGCTCCCGCTGTGACTCGGGCCCCCAGCAGTTGTGAGTGGGTAACGCTGCACATCAAATGAGTGCTCCTTGCAAGGGACGGtctcccctgggctgggagcagagagctgCGACACGCTGCAGGTCCTGGCAGAATCCCAGGCGGCGCAGTTACTCCGAGCAGCGCCTCCTTCTGGGCTTTATCCCATCGCGCTCGTTTGCtccctgggagagagagaagaaatcaaAGCCCTGAGACTGGAGCCCGTTCCCTGCAGCAGACGGCCTCTTCGGGACAATGGACACtacagagctcccctccccccatggctggACACGCACATCTCTGTAGCCCAAGACCAACACGTGAACATGCCCCGGTCGTTCCCTTGCACAGGCTGCTTTGCCCAAACGTCCTTATGACGTCCTGCCGTCGGGCCCTGCTGCTGAGTGCCAGCGTGTCCCTGGAGAGAGGCTTTCGCACCACCCTGGCTACCGGGACGCGCGTGAGCGCTCGGGGAGCAGCACGTCCCAGGAATGGGCATTTCTGCCGTAGCCGTCCTGTTCTCGCCAAGTTTTCCTGCCTCTTACTCAGCTCACGTCTCAGCTCTCTGCCACCTTGTTCTCTGGGCTGTAAGCGCTCTGGGGCACGGGCCACCGTTCTGCTCTGTCCACAGCGCCAGCGGCTCCTCGCTGTGCGCCCAGAGGACGCTCTCCAGTGCTAAGCTGGGCAGAGTGGAAAGCACAGTCCATGGGTGGGCTTGTGAGCACCACGTGCAGCGAGACCCCCAGCTCTGCGGTGCTGCCCCTCAGCCCACAGGGGCGAGGGGACTTTGTGGCCTTCACATCGAATTGGAACCACCTGTCACATTTCCCGGCCACTCTCCCCGGCAGGTCTTGGCCACGCCGGTGTCCAGCTGAGGGGCCCGTCTTCCCTGCACAGCCGGTGGAGCCCGAACTCGCCGGATCCTGCTCACGTTAGCGGAGGCAGGTCGCTCACCAgtccaccctcctccccagcagggccGCCTCATGCTCACCCCGCCTGGCCGATGCCCCCGCTCTGGGCGCAGCGCTGCACCCCAGCACCTGGCAGGCTTTGTGCAGCACAGTCGCTGCAGGGAGCCtacccggccccgccccgcccttggCTGCAGCCAACTGCTGGGACGACTGGCTCAGGAGCACCCCTGGGCCTGACCCCTGCTCAGtcctcccctgctcctcctgccccaccatctcccagccaccctcaggtcccccaccccctccagcctccacttaacccttcccagcaccccacctcccacccatcctcaggtcccccaccccctccagcctccatttaacccttcccagcaccccacctcccagctaccctcaggtcccccaccccctccagcctccacttaacccttcccagcaccccacctcccacccatcctcaggtcccccaccccctccagcctccatttaacccttcccagcaccccacctcccagctaccctcaggtcccccaccccctccagcctccacttaacccttcccagcaccccacctcccacccatcctcaggtcccccaccccctccagcctccatttaacccttcccagcaccccacctcccagccaccaTCAGGTCCTCCATCCCCTCCAGCCTCCACTaacccttcccagcaccccacctcccagccaccatcaggtcctccaccccctccagcctccacttACCCTTcacagcaccccacctcccacccatcctcaggtcccccaccccctccagcctccacttaacccttcccagcaccccacctcccagccaccaTCAGGTCCTCCATCCCCTCCAGCCTCCACTaacccttcccagcaccccacctcccagctaCCATCAGGtcctccaccccctccagcctccacttaacccttcccagcaccccacctcccagccaccctcaggtcctccatcccctccagcctccactaacccttcccagcaccccacctcccagccaccatcaggtcctccaccccctccagcctccacttacccttcccagcaccccacctcccacccatcctcaggtcccccaccccctccagcctccacttaacccttcccagcaccccacctcccagccaccaTCAGGTCCTCCATCCCCTCCAGCCTCCACTaacccttcccagcaccccacctcccagctaCCATCAGGtcctccaccccctccagcctccacttaacccttcccagcaccccacctcccagccaccctcaggtcctccaccccctccagcctccacttaacccttcccagcaccccacctcccagctaccctcaggtcccccaccccctccagcctccacttaacccttcccagcaccccacctcccacccatcctcaggtcccccaccccctccagcctccatttaacccttcccagcaccccacctcccagccaccaTCAGGTCCTCCA is part of the Carettochelys insculpta isolate YL-2023 chromosome 5, ASM3395843v1, whole genome shotgun sequence genome and encodes:
- the LOC142013282 gene encoding beta-1,3-galactosyltransferase 5-like, whose amino-acid sequence is MAQVHPLYLKGLICVSILLSLIPLWCLLVMTDDVQRRWQLSSHFFLLQGNLPRRSRLQALDGTRRGVDFPSLFTSSQTAPHCEPGQLLFILVTSAPGNSEPRQVIRRTWAAREGPTPYQWQSVFLVGQTADVGVTQEIQREQREFGDLLVGNYLDTYRNLTLKVMHGFKWVAERCQPSYILKTDDDCFVNTDRLPEFLQEHNTIKTGLYAGSLFPREKRQVIREPSSKWYVSRQDYLPAEYPPYASGVGYVLSLDAAQRILWAAERVHPIPVEDAYVGILAQEAGIRVKSSARFAKHNVRWRLCNYRYLMVIHHLSPQEQEVAKGNMLRARRACRGGLEVTKWK